Proteins found in one Candidatus Binatia bacterium genomic segment:
- a CDS encoding alkane 1-monooxygenase, producing MSTATLSATRRPRAAVRVWTKHLLCFAFPLLTLSFLATGPHSWPVALLWLLPLPLVDWLDHNSGSARHEPAEEAPTGPFNGILYALVAVQVLNIVLLGWLFTIQSLWSVDAIVAIVLVGGNSGISGIVVAHELTHRREARMRLLGRLLLCTVMYDHFYTEHLRGHHVRVGTNEDPATARFGEKFWPFLRRTLPGQFRSAWRLEATRLGDADMKWWDLRMLQSRVVHGLLAELTLAFGMWAVFGPAAFVLFLAQAAQAIRALEQVNYFEHWGLVRSGRKVSPCDSWDTESSFTLFALVGLSRHADHHAYASRPFQQLRHWDESPKLPTGYFAMDYLVMFRNDRFQKIMTARLRERGLGPFAES from the coding sequence ATGTCGACAGCCACGCTATCCGCCACCCGCAGGCCACGCGCCGCCGTCCGGGTCTGGACGAAGCACCTGTTGTGCTTTGCGTTCCCACTGCTCACGCTGAGCTTTCTCGCGACCGGGCCGCACTCCTGGCCGGTTGCCCTCCTGTGGCTGCTGCCGCTGCCGCTGGTCGACTGGCTCGACCACAACAGCGGTTCCGCCCGACACGAACCAGCCGAAGAAGCCCCAACTGGCCCGTTCAACGGGATCCTCTACGCCCTCGTCGCGGTCCAGGTGCTGAACATCGTGCTCCTCGGATGGCTCTTCACGATCCAATCCCTGTGGTCGGTCGATGCCATCGTCGCCATTGTGCTCGTCGGCGGGAACTCGGGCATCTCGGGCATCGTCGTCGCACACGAACTCACGCACCGGCGCGAGGCGCGCATGCGCCTCCTCGGCCGACTCCTCCTATGTACGGTGATGTACGACCACTTCTACACCGAGCACCTGCGCGGCCATCACGTTCGCGTCGGGACAAACGAAGATCCGGCGACCGCGCGCTTCGGCGAGAAATTCTGGCCCTTCCTGCGCCGCACACTCCCAGGCCAGTTCCGCAGCGCCTGGCGACTCGAAGCCACCCGCCTCGGCGACGCCGACATGAAATGGTGGGACCTAAGAATGCTCCAGAGCCGCGTCGTTCACGGACTCCTCGCGGAGTTGACCCTGGCCTTCGGCATGTGGGCGGTCTTCGGGCCTGCAGCCTTCGTCTTGTTTCTCGCGCAGGCGGCTCAGGCCATCCGCGCCCTCGAGCAGGTCAACTACTTCGAGCACTGGGGCCTCGTTCGGAGCGGCCGGAAGGTGAGCCCCTGCGACTCGTGGGACACCGAGTCCAGCTTCACCCTCTTCGCGCTGGTCGGACTTTCACGGCACGCAGATCACCATGCGTACGCGTCGAGGCCGTTCCAACAACTCCGCCATTGGGACGAGAGCCCGAAGCTGCCGACAGGCTACTTCGCGATGGACTACCTCGTCATGTTCCGGAACGACCGCTTCCAGAAGATCATGACGGCGCGACTGCGCGAACGGGGTCTCGGCCCCTTCGCGGAGAGCTGA
- a CDS encoding Zn-dependent alcohol dehydrogenase gives MKAAVMRANNAPLEIEDVQIDSPGPGEVLLKTAASGICHSDLTVIEGGLPFPPPCILGHEPAGIVEEVGAGVTDFAPGDHVIGCLNSWCGVCKFCTEGRPYLCLTQFLGRQEGSAPRLTAGDGSPLGQFANLSSFAEKMLCPERSLVKIRDDMPLDRASLIGCGVTTGLGAALNTVNIPAGASVVIIGLGGVGLAALQGARIVGAGKIIAIDAQPWKFEIAKAFGASHTVNAKEEDAVAAVHELTGGGADFVFECIGLVPTVQQAIAMTGRGGTTVLVGVVPMTEMVAFSAADLTLQEKKITGSFMGSNRFRFDMPKYIEFYLDGRLHLDEMISSRIPLEQVNDAFDKMRSGQVARQVIVYD, from the coding sequence ATGAAGGCAGCCGTCATGCGGGCGAACAACGCCCCTCTCGAGATCGAAGACGTTCAAATCGACAGCCCCGGCCCGGGCGAAGTCCTCCTCAAGACCGCCGCATCGGGGATCTGCCACAGTGACCTGACGGTGATCGAAGGCGGCCTCCCCTTCCCGCCGCCCTGCATCCTCGGGCACGAGCCGGCCGGAATCGTCGAGGAGGTCGGCGCCGGCGTGACCGACTTCGCTCCGGGGGACCACGTGATCGGCTGCCTGAACAGCTGGTGCGGCGTCTGCAAGTTCTGCACGGAAGGTCGACCCTATCTCTGTCTGACGCAGTTCCTGGGCCGACAGGAGGGTTCCGCGCCGCGGCTCACCGCCGGCGACGGCTCGCCGCTCGGCCAGTTCGCCAACCTCTCCTCCTTCGCCGAGAAGATGCTGTGTCCAGAGCGGTCGCTCGTGAAGATCCGCGACGACATGCCGCTGGACCGCGCCTCCTTGATCGGCTGTGGGGTCACCACCGGCCTCGGTGCCGCACTCAACACGGTCAACATCCCCGCCGGCGCGAGCGTCGTCATCATCGGCCTCGGCGGTGTCGGACTCGCCGCGCTCCAGGGTGCCCGCATCGTTGGAGCCGGCAAGATCATCGCGATCGACGCTCAGCCATGGAAGTTCGAGATCGCAAAGGCGTTCGGCGCATCCCACACCGTGAATGCGAAAGAGGAGGACGCCGTCGCGGCCGTGCATGAACTCACCGGCGGCGGCGCCGATTTCGTGTTCGAGTGCATCGGCCTCGTGCCCACCGTGCAGCAGGCCATCGCGATGACCGGACGCGGAGGCACGACAGTTCTCGTCGGCGTCGTGCCGATGACCGAGATGGTGGCCTTCTCCGCCGCGGACCTCACGCTTCAGGAGAAGAAGATTACCGGCTCGTTTATGGGCTCGAACCGGTTCCGCTTCGACATGCCGAAGTATATCGAGTTCTATCTCGACGGCCGCTTGCACCTCGACGAGATGATCTCGTCGCGCATCCCGCTCGAACAGGTGAACGACGCGTTCGACAAGATGCGCAGCGGGCAGGTCGCCCGGCAGGTCATCGTCTACGACTGA
- a CDS encoding nitroreductase/quinone reductase family protein, translating into MDDRIVKVSTSPAFTWWIRNVAARLDPVLFKATNGRLTTFGPPTMPMVTLTTLGRRSGRPHSVHLASVEHAGDLHVVASAMGQKKHPAWRYNIEANPEVRVQAVGERFTARAEALTDQEKDRIWDDVKQAIPQMVIYETRTERNIRVYRLRRLES; encoded by the coding sequence ATGGATGACCGAATCGTCAAGGTTTCGACCTCCCCCGCTTTCACGTGGTGGATCAGGAACGTCGCGGCACGCTTGGACCCCGTGCTATTCAAGGCGACAAACGGGCGCCTTACGACGTTCGGCCCGCCGACGATGCCGATGGTGACCCTCACGACCCTGGGCCGCCGGTCGGGGCGGCCCCACTCCGTCCACCTCGCGTCCGTGGAACACGCTGGCGACCTCCACGTGGTCGCCAGCGCGATGGGACAGAAGAAACACCCCGCCTGGAGGTACAACATCGAAGCGAATCCCGAGGTTCGGGTTCAGGCGGTCGGCGAGAGGTTCACCGCTCGGGCCGAGGCTCTGACCGATCAGGAGAAGGACCGTATCTGGGATGACGTAAAGCAGGCCATCCCCCAAATGGTGATCTACGAAACCAGAACCGAACGAAACATTCGCGTCTACCGACTACGACGCCTCGAATCCTGA
- a CDS encoding O-acetylhomoserine aminocarboxypropyltransferase/cysteine synthase, which produces MSEEIKPHSMGTMAVHAGQEPDPTTNARAVPIYATTSYVFNDTEHAANLFGLTEFGNIYSRLMNPTNDVLEKRLAAMDGGAAGLSFSSGQAAITAAILTICHAGQNFISSTSLYGGTWTLFCQTFKNLGIEARFFDPDKPEQIADLVDENTRCVYFESVGNPKNDVPDFKAITDIAHQHNLPTLCDNTVMTPLLLRPIEHGVDVVIYSTTKFIGGHGVHIGGMVIDSANFPWADHPEKWPEVCGPSPSYHGAVFEEALRPMGNISYIMHMRTHWLRDTGACMSPFGAFLTLQGLETLHLRMPRHCENALAVAQFLEKHEDVEWVNYLGLPDHPHAAAAKRYLPDGAGALLGFGIRGGQDAGKKFIENVKLASHLANIGDAKTLVIHPASTTHSQLAADEQASTGVTPEYIRVSVGIEDAADIIADLDQALRASR; this is translated from the coding sequence ATGAGCGAAGAGATCAAGCCCCACAGCATGGGAACGATGGCCGTGCACGCCGGGCAGGAGCCCGACCCCACGACGAACGCGCGCGCCGTCCCCATCTACGCGACGACCTCCTACGTCTTCAACGACACGGAGCACGCCGCGAACCTCTTCGGCCTCACCGAGTTCGGGAACATCTACAGCCGCCTCATGAACCCGACGAACGACGTGCTCGAAAAGCGTCTCGCGGCCATGGACGGAGGCGCGGCGGGACTCAGCTTCTCGTCGGGACAAGCGGCGATCACCGCTGCGATTCTCACCATCTGCCATGCCGGACAGAACTTCATATCTTCCACGAGCCTCTACGGAGGCACCTGGACCCTCTTCTGCCAGACGTTCAAGAACCTGGGCATCGAGGCCCGCTTCTTCGACCCCGACAAGCCCGAACAGATCGCCGACCTCGTCGATGAGAACACGCGCTGCGTCTATTTCGAGAGCGTCGGCAATCCCAAGAACGACGTCCCGGACTTCAAGGCCATCACGGACATCGCGCACCAGCACAATCTCCCGACTCTGTGTGACAACACGGTCATGACGCCGCTCCTACTCCGCCCGATCGAGCACGGCGTCGACGTCGTCATCTACTCGACGACGAAGTTCATCGGCGGCCACGGCGTCCACATCGGCGGCATGGTCATCGACAGCGCGAACTTCCCGTGGGCCGACCACCCTGAGAAGTGGCCGGAAGTCTGCGGCCCCTCGCCGTCGTACCACGGAGCGGTCTTCGAGGAGGCCCTTCGCCCGATGGGCAACATCTCGTACATCATGCACATGCGAACGCACTGGCTCCGCGACACCGGCGCCTGCATGAGCCCGTTCGGCGCGTTCCTCACACTCCAGGGCCTCGAGACCCTACACCTACGGATGCCGCGACACTGCGAGAACGCGCTCGCCGTTGCGCAGTTCCTCGAGAAACACGAGGACGTCGAGTGGGTGAACTACCTCGGCCTCCCCGACCACCCCCACGCAGCGGCGGCCAAGCGGTACCTGCCCGACGGTGCCGGTGCGCTTCTCGGCTTCGGAATCCGTGGCGGCCAGGACGCCGGGAAAAAGTTCATCGAGAACGTGAAGCTCGCGAGTCATCTCGCGAACATCGGTGACGCGAAGACCCTGGTCATCCATCCCGCCTCGACCACGCACTCGCAGCTGGCCGCCGACGAGCAAGCGTCGACCGGCGTGACACCAGAGTACATACGCGTATCCGTCGGCATCGAGGACGCCGCCGACATCATCGCCGATCTGGATCAGGCACTGCGCGCGAGCCGCTGA
- a CDS encoding iron-containing alcohol dehydrogenase, whose amino-acid sequence MFALKKALHAIVIAITKVGAKLLPDRVPMTFIGTDSTSELCTSLAQTAKTKVLIVTDAGLVKAGIAKRVTDALDSAGVGWSVFDGVEPDPTFTQVDAGLSQLARDKCDAVLAVGGGSSMDAAKIIAASATNGNDAHKLEGMMKVRRPPLSLSAIPTTAGTGSEVTVAAVVSDSQTHEKKFFVDPKLLPEMTALDPSLMAGLPPAITAATGMDALTHAIESFISKTSNAQTERWATAAVRLIFTNLPTAYANGSDLDARKAMAISSYYAGLAFTRTSVGYVHAIAHTFGAYYRTPHGMANAIALPHVLEFSKNEAREQLAALGDLIGVPGGSEAEKAEGFIRAVRELMARIGIPYTLEALRTDDIPAIAKQALAEAHMNYPVPRYMGQPDCERLLRDIVA is encoded by the coding sequence ATGTTTGCTTTGAAGAAGGCCCTGCACGCGATCGTGATTGCGATCACGAAGGTCGGAGCGAAGCTGCTTCCCGACCGGGTTCCGATGACCTTCATCGGAACGGACTCGACCAGCGAACTGTGCACGTCGCTGGCCCAGACGGCAAAGACCAAGGTCCTGATCGTCACCGACGCCGGCCTCGTGAAGGCGGGCATCGCGAAGCGCGTGACGGATGCGCTCGATTCGGCGGGAGTGGGCTGGTCGGTCTTCGACGGGGTCGAGCCGGATCCGACGTTCACGCAGGTTGATGCAGGTCTCAGCCAGTTGGCCCGCGACAAATGTGACGCCGTGCTCGCGGTGGGCGGAGGCTCCTCGATGGACGCGGCAAAAATCATCGCGGCGAGCGCGACAAACGGCAACGACGCGCACAAGCTCGAGGGCATGATGAAGGTGCGACGGCCGCCCCTGTCGCTCTCGGCGATTCCCACCACGGCGGGGACCGGTTCGGAGGTCACAGTGGCGGCCGTCGTCTCGGATAGCCAGACCCACGAGAAGAAGTTCTTCGTCGATCCGAAGCTGTTGCCGGAGATGACGGCGCTCGACCCCTCGCTCATGGCGGGCCTGCCCCCCGCGATCACCGCCGCGACCGGCATGGATGCGCTGACGCATGCGATCGAGTCCTTCATTTCCAAGACGAGCAACGCGCAGACGGAGCGTTGGGCGACTGCGGCTGTTCGCCTGATCTTTACGAATTTGCCGACGGCGTACGCCAATGGAAGCGATCTCGACGCGCGGAAGGCGATGGCGATCTCGTCGTACTACGCCGGGTTGGCCTTTACGCGCACGAGTGTCGGCTACGTGCACGCGATCGCGCACACGTTCGGCGCCTACTATCGGACGCCCCATGGAATGGCGAACGCGATCGCGCTGCCGCACGTTCTGGAGTTCTCGAAGAACGAGGCCCGGGAGCAGTTGGCGGCGCTGGGCGACCTGATCGGCGTCCCCGGCGGAAGCGAGGCGGAGAAGGCTGAAGGGTTCATTCGCGCGGTCCGTGAGCTGATGGCGCGAATCGGCATTCCGTACACGCTCGAGGCGCTGCGAACCGACGACATTCCCGCAATCGCCAAGCAGGCGCTCGCGGAGGCGCACATGAACTATCCGGTGCCTCGCTACATGGGCCAGCCTGATTGCGAGAGGCTCCTGCGCGACATCGTCGCCTGA
- a CDS encoding DUF1214 domain-containing protein: MATPQTDEAWKLFRKMLDDMAQMVDEDAECDLERLEGMRVLGRVTTMALELNLDVEADAPRLYSMDTPTRFVGGPNPDGEYFLSMIDATQAYRVRGQRGSSVYLGFQILAGIGLNPRRMGTNVPDKELEIRPDGTFALVFAATKPSDAELGGDPWVEIPDDSSALVVREYFADRSAETPAGLSIDRLEPASVPALPQDGSIAERFASAAFTIAKMITLHRTVKPEMLDHPNEFLTADGEELGSENTTPDNLYMIGSWRLAPDEALVLELSPPATRFWNVAIANVWHECIEPLRRRSSVTNAGAVARADGSVRVVMSATNPGAANWLDTGGRGRGFMVVRWLDNPSAPPVTTRVVPLEDAADR; this comes from the coding sequence ATGGCGACGCCGCAGACCGACGAAGCGTGGAAACTGTTCCGCAAGATGCTCGACGACATGGCCCAGATGGTCGACGAGGATGCGGAGTGCGATCTCGAGCGGCTGGAGGGGATGCGTGTCCTCGGTCGCGTGACGACGATGGCGCTCGAGCTCAACCTCGACGTCGAGGCCGACGCCCCGCGCTTGTACTCGATGGACACGCCGACCCGTTTCGTCGGCGGCCCGAATCCGGACGGCGAGTATTTCCTGTCCATGATCGACGCAACGCAGGCGTACCGGGTGCGTGGGCAGCGTGGGTCGTCGGTTTATCTGGGCTTTCAGATCCTCGCCGGAATCGGCCTCAACCCCCGCCGCATGGGGACCAACGTGCCGGACAAAGAGCTGGAAATTCGCCCGGACGGGACGTTCGCTCTCGTGTTCGCCGCGACGAAGCCGAGCGATGCGGAGCTGGGGGGCGATCCGTGGGTGGAGATCCCCGACGATTCGTCGGCCCTCGTCGTCCGCGAGTACTTCGCAGACCGCAGCGCCGAGACCCCCGCCGGTCTCTCGATAGACCGGCTTGAGCCGGCGAGCGTACCCGCGCTACCGCAAGATGGCTCCATCGCCGAGAGGTTCGCGAGTGCGGCCTTCACAATCGCGAAGATGATCACTCTCCACCGCACCGTGAAGCCGGAGATGCTTGACCATCCGAACGAGTTCTTGACGGCAGACGGCGAGGAACTCGGTTCCGAGAACACGACGCCCGACAATCTCTACATGATCGGTTCGTGGCGTCTCGCGCCCGACGAGGCGCTGGTCTTGGAACTCTCGCCGCCGGCGACCCGCTTCTGGAACGTTGCGATCGCGAACGTCTGGCACGAATGTATCGAGCCGCTGCGGCGCAGGAGCTCCGTCACGAACGCGGGTGCGGTCGCGCGGGCGGACGGCAGCGTGCGGGTCGTGATGTCGGCGACGAATCCGGGTGCGGCGAACTGGCTCGACACGGGCGGCCGGGGCCGCGGGTTCATGGTCGTTCGGTGGCTCGACAACCCGTCTGCACCTCCGGTGACGACCCGCGTCGTGCCGCTGGAGGACGCGGCCGACCGGTAG
- a CDS encoding homoserine O-acetyltransferase: protein MNPSTSSDDLRNAKPLRHAQTWTSNDTLELENGARLPEPSVCFETWGTLNPTADNAVLICHAVSGDSHVARHHADDDPGWWDLLVGPGKPIDTSRYFVICANVLGGCRGTTGPNFVDPASGRPYGADFPVITVADMVELQRQLVDSLGVERLRCVVGGSLGGLQALTWAAGHPDRVASAIVIAAAPRLSSQGIAFDIVGRNAIRQDANFAEGQYYGSEAPEAGLALARMLAHITYLSDESMRAKFDPTRLQPRAVDSAFESTFSVGSYLAHQGDRFVERFDANSYITLSTAMDLFDLGDTQETRQARLAPSTCRWLFLSFSSDWLYPPSASRQLSDTLVGQSKSVSSCEITSPAGHDSFLLPQPMELGGRMVASFLASEPAAVTPTSSPDERRVEEPTSIFYADRLDYEMILRLLPRGASVVDLGCGDGELLSILRERGHTSLLGVERDQREVAKCIARGLDVIHADVDQGIAAVPNQRFDVALLSQTLQSIVDVAGVLDELVRIGGRAIVSFPNFAHAPLRDMFMKQGRLPKEEGLYAYDWHDTPNRRFPSILDFQELCEGRNIRIVEAIYVDSKSGREIETDPNLNADIAVVALTR from the coding sequence TTGAACCCGTCCACCAGCTCTGACGATCTCCGCAACGCGAAGCCGCTTCGCCACGCGCAGACGTGGACATCGAACGATACGCTCGAACTCGAGAACGGCGCTCGGCTACCGGAGCCGAGCGTGTGTTTCGAGACCTGGGGCACTCTCAATCCTACGGCCGACAACGCGGTCCTGATCTGCCACGCCGTGAGCGGCGACTCCCACGTCGCGCGTCACCATGCGGACGACGATCCCGGCTGGTGGGACCTCCTCGTCGGGCCCGGGAAGCCGATCGACACGTCGCGGTACTTCGTGATCTGCGCGAATGTCCTCGGCGGTTGCCGAGGGACCACGGGCCCGAACTTCGTGGACCCGGCCTCGGGCCGCCCGTACGGCGCCGACTTCCCTGTCATCACCGTAGCCGACATGGTCGAGCTCCAACGCCAGCTCGTCGACTCCCTCGGAGTCGAGCGGCTCCGCTGCGTCGTCGGCGGATCCCTCGGGGGCTTGCAGGCACTCACCTGGGCGGCCGGCCACCCCGACCGGGTCGCGTCCGCGATCGTGATCGCCGCGGCCCCCCGCCTCAGCAGCCAGGGAATCGCCTTCGACATCGTAGGGCGAAACGCAATCCGCCAGGACGCAAACTTCGCCGAGGGCCAGTACTACGGTTCCGAAGCACCCGAAGCCGGTCTCGCTCTCGCTCGGATGCTCGCACACATCACGTATCTCTCCGACGAGTCCATGCGGGCCAAGTTCGACCCCACCCGCCTGCAGCCGCGCGCCGTCGACAGCGCATTCGAGAGCACCTTCTCGGTCGGCTCGTACCTCGCCCACCAGGGCGATCGATTCGTCGAACGATTCGACGCCAACAGCTACATCACGCTCTCCACCGCAATGGACCTGTTCGACCTCGGCGACACACAAGAGACGAGGCAGGCACGCCTGGCCCCGTCGACGTGCCGCTGGCTGTTCCTCAGCTTCTCCAGCGATTGGCTGTACCCTCCCTCTGCATCCCGGCAGCTAAGCGACACCCTGGTCGGCCAATCCAAGTCCGTGAGCAGCTGCGAGATCACCAGCCCCGCCGGTCACGACTCGTTCCTCCTCCCGCAGCCCATGGAGTTGGGCGGTCGCATGGTGGCCTCGTTCCTCGCAAGCGAGCCAGCAGCTGTAACGCCCACGTCCAGCCCGGATGAGCGGCGGGTCGAGGAGCCGACCAGCATCTTCTACGCGGACCGACTCGACTACGAGATGATCCTGCGCCTCCTACCCCGCGGGGCGAGCGTCGTGGACCTCGGCTGCGGCGACGGCGAACTCCTATCCATCCTGCGCGAGCGGGGCCACACCTCGCTCCTCGGCGTCGAACGTGATCAGCGCGAGGTAGCCAAGTGCATCGCCCGCGGCCTGGACGTCATCCACGCCGACGTCGATCAGGGGATCGCGGCGGTGCCGAACCAGAGGTTCGATGTCGCCCTGCTCTCGCAGACCCTACAATCGATCGTCGATGTCGCCGGTGTCCTCGACGAACTCGTTCGGATCGGCGGGCGCGCGATCGTGAGCTTTCCAAACTTCGCGCATGCGCCGCTGCGCGACATGTTCATGAAGCAAGGCCGGCTCCCCAAGGAAGAAGGCCTGTACGCGTACGACTGGCACGACACCCCGAACCGACGCTTCCCTTCGATCCTCGACTTCCAGGAACTCTGCGAGGGAAGGAACATTCGCATCGTGGAAGCCATTTACGTCGATTCGAAATCCGGCCGCGAGATCGAAACCGACCCCAACCTCAACGCCGACATCGCGGTCGTCGCACTCACCCGATGA
- a CDS encoding TetR/AcrR family transcriptional regulator: MALPARRRDDASRERILATAAQLFARHGPAGMSLQMLADQVGLHKSTLFHHFASKEELLHMMLHRELGRILEVVAPLALDEPPELDHLLDVADALSDHFARTPDTGPVLLRSLVSPDLEESTMPEGLASLEREIFGIIGGWLEKARRAGIIRRVHVRQALVNLLGVFLLYPAVAPDEFGHELVGGEPTAAAAMRARKIELRAFLRGAFAPE; encoded by the coding sequence ATGGCCCTCCCCGCCCGTCGCCGCGACGACGCCTCACGCGAGCGGATCCTCGCAACCGCCGCGCAGCTGTTCGCCCGGCACGGCCCCGCGGGCATGAGCCTGCAGATGCTCGCCGACCAGGTCGGCCTGCACAAGAGCACCCTCTTCCATCACTTCGCGAGCAAGGAAGAGCTCCTGCACATGATGTTGCACCGCGAGCTCGGGCGCATCCTCGAAGTCGTCGCGCCGCTCGCTCTCGACGAACCACCCGAACTCGACCACCTCCTCGACGTCGCGGATGCCCTGTCCGACCACTTCGCACGCACGCCGGACACCGGGCCCGTATTGTTGCGCTCCCTGGTCAGCCCGGATCTGGAAGAGAGCACCATGCCGGAGGGACTCGCCAGTCTCGAACGCGAGATCTTCGGCATCATCGGCGGGTGGCTCGAGAAGGCCCGCCGGGCCGGGATCATCCGGCGCGTCCACGTCCGCCAGGCTCTGGTGAACCTGCTCGGCGTCTTCCTCCTCTACCCGGCGGTCGCGCCGGACGAGTTCGGGCACGAGCTCGTCGGGGGCGAGCCGACCGCGGCAGCCGCCATGCGCGCCCGCAAGATCGAGCTGCGCGCCTTCCTGCGCGGCGCATTCGCACCGGAGTAG
- a CDS encoding fatty acid cis/trans isomerase has product MAYMFDESARLVPEGDTLTLVQGYLGSYPNFGFDMQAGDLGEFGRRLKTVTEAAGIEALAIRLGVRRTSPESWTTMDWMAEDFVRRQPAQAGLLDLGRYENF; this is encoded by the coding sequence GTGGCCTATATGTTCGACGAGTCGGCGCGGCTGGTTCCGGAGGGCGACACGTTGACTCTCGTCCAGGGCTACCTCGGCAGCTATCCGAACTTCGGGTTTGATATGCAGGCGGGCGATCTGGGGGAGTTCGGGAGGCGCCTCAAGACGGTAACCGAGGCAGCGGGGATCGAGGCTTTGGCCATCCGCCTCGGCGTGCGGCGGACGAGTCCGGAGTCCTGGACCACGATGGATTGGATGGCCGAGGATTTCGTCCGCAGGCAGCCGGCCCAGGCGGGGCTGCTCGATCTGGGTCGGTACGAGAACTTCTGA
- a CDS encoding amidohydrolase family protein codes for MIRLAISADGHISEPADLWSANLTPSLREQGPRVEVREGMISMVVENRLLRKLAKAPDGMAEGSLADLAAWGQNEPASRLEALASDGVSGEVLYPTIAFFTAYSIEDRLLQTAVCEVYNDWLVDAFQDPHFVPVAMLPSAQPDVCARELERLAPRGVVAGLLPAHSDALPYNLPEWEPLWETAAGLGISLSFHAGSGRHQAPVRGPGGAVTNYVVTLSGPIETATLLCASGVLERHPKLRVMMVECGAGWLAWALDAMDEAYLEHEMFVKPKLAELPSAYFRRQGGVTFQRDAVGITNRATTGDACLFWGSDYPHPEGTYPKSREVLETQFAGVPQDSTDDMTWRNTVNLYGLATPDGFDLKTSPNR; via the coding sequence ATGATCCGACTAGCCATCTCCGCCGACGGCCACATCAGCGAACCCGCGGACCTGTGGAGCGCCAACCTGACCCCCTCCCTGCGCGAACAGGGCCCCCGCGTCGAAGTCCGCGAGGGCATGATCTCGATGGTCGTCGAGAACCGGTTGCTCCGGAAGCTCGCGAAAGCACCCGACGGCATGGCCGAGGGGAGCCTCGCCGACCTCGCCGCGTGGGGCCAGAACGAACCGGCGTCCCGCCTCGAGGCCTTGGCGAGCGACGGCGTGTCCGGAGAAGTGCTCTACCCCACGATCGCCTTCTTCACGGCCTATTCCATCGAAGACCGGCTCCTCCAGACCGCCGTATGCGAGGTCTACAACGACTGGCTCGTGGACGCATTTCAGGACCCGCACTTCGTACCCGTCGCGATGCTCCCGTCCGCGCAGCCCGACGTCTGCGCCCGAGAACTCGAACGCCTCGCACCGCGCGGGGTCGTGGCGGGGCTCCTTCCAGCCCATTCCGACGCGCTGCCGTACAACCTTCCCGAGTGGGAACCGCTCTGGGAGACCGCGGCGGGGCTCGGCATAAGTCTCTCCTTTCACGCCGGCTCCGGTCGTCACCAGGCACCGGTCCGAGGGCCCGGCGGCGCCGTCACGAATTATGTCGTCACGCTCTCCGGTCCCATCGAAACGGCGACGCTCCTCTGCGCGTCCGGCGTGCTCGAACGACACCCCAAGCTCCGCGTGATGATGGTGGAATGCGGTGCCGGCTGGCTCGCGTGGGCCCTCGATGCGATGGATGAGGCCTATCTCGAGCACGAGATGTTCGTGAAGCCGAAGCTCGCCGAGCTACCCAGTGCGTACTTCCGTCGGCAGGGCGGCGTCACGTTCCAACGCGACGCCGTCGGAATCACGAACCGAGCGACGACCGGCGATGCGTGCCTCTTCTGGGGCTCTGACTATCCGCACCCCGAGGGCACGTACCCGAAGTCACGGGAGGTCCTGGAGACGCAGTTCGCCGGCGTACCCCAGGACTCTACCGATGACATGACCTGGCGTAACACAGTGAATCTATACGGCCTTGCCACCCCGGATGGGTTCGATTTGAAAACCTCGCCAAACCGCTAG